In Capricornis sumatraensis isolate serow.1 chromosome 16, serow.2, whole genome shotgun sequence, a genomic segment contains:
- the LMO1 gene encoding rhombotin-1 — protein MLSVQPKGKQKGCAGCNRKIKDRYLLKALDQYWHEDCLKCACCDCRLGEVGSTLYTKANLILCRRDYLRLFGTTGNCAACSKLIPAFEMVMRARDNVYHLDCFACQLCNQRFCVGDKFFLKNNMILCQMDYEEGQLNGTFDSHVQ, from the exons ATGCTCTCCGTCCAGCCCAAAGGGAAGCAGAAGGGCTGCGCGGGCTGCAACCGCAAGATCAAGGACCGCTACCTGCTGAAGGCGCTGGACCAGTACTGGCACGAGGACTGCCTCAAGTGCGCCTGCTGCGACTGCCGCCTGGGCGAGGTGGGCTCCACGCTCTACACCAAGGCCAACCTCATCCTGTGCCGGCGCGACTACCTGAG GCTCTTTGGCACCACAGGAAACTGCGCCGCCTGCAGCAAGCTGATTCCAGCCTTTGAGATGGTGATGCGGGCCCGGGACAACGTCTATCACCTCGACTGCTTTGCCTGCCAGCTCTGCAACCAGAG ATTTTGTGTGGGAGACAAATTCTTCCTGAAGAACAACATGATCTTGTGTCAGATGGACTATGAGGAGGGGCAGCTCAACGGCACCTTTGACTCCCACGTTCAGTAA